GGGGAAGGTGATTCGCGGGCCGCAAGCAGCGTGAGGAATCGGGCCATTGAGGAAAGTAATCCGGAATAAGCAAAGCGTTTCCGGCAACATCATGCCGGGAACGGCCTCTGGCCTTATCCCGGCCTACGCCCTGTCTCAAACGTCCATTCTTTTGTAGCAAAGCCTGTTAAGGTGTTCTTATGGCTGCAACCACCTTTGAGACGCTCAAATTTACCAAGAAGCTCAAGGAAGCCGGGTTTCCTGAAGCCCAGGCCGAAGCACTTGTTGACGCCGTCCTTGGAGCGACGAGTGAAGCGGAACTTGTCACAAAAAAGGATTTGCAAATCGAACTGGCT
The sequence above is drawn from the Deltaproteobacteria bacterium genome and encodes:
- a CDS encoding DUF1640 domain-containing protein; translation: MAATTFETLKFTKKLKEAGFPEAQAEALVDAVLGATSEAELVTKKDLQIELAPLKTDLTLIKWMLGLLLGGVVALILKAFSPF